A stretch of the Lactuca sativa cultivar Salinas chromosome 9, Lsat_Salinas_v11, whole genome shotgun sequence genome encodes the following:
- the LOC111911673 gene encoding uncharacterized protein LOC111911673 — protein sequence MTEAVIEMTRKFTEMALFCPQYVGNEEMKITRYTDMLRTEIREFMATTKHKTLADLIDGVRRRELELETQNRKRKHPGQNSRSSRARGSTRLGKEFKCYKCGQPGHKSTKCPVGLKVCYNCGQAGHIKTDCPKLKSNGRSGVVKAPVTAPLHITDGHTGHVRPKVTRVRVYQMTAEEAQATPNMVVGMFLVDSVPALVMFDSGATHSFVSLTFSERLGRTIGRLGYPLVVEVVGDKTLTMVDVYRGCTLEVSGEKFPIDLIPIAMQELCVIVGMDWMDFFYVEILCRHKKVRVRTPSGGVLLVQGDVDRRSPTICSAMRARRYLQHGSIGYLAYVVDIRVEEEKKLGVNVPIV from the exons ATGACTGAGGCTGTTATAGAGATGACTCGTAAGTTCACTGAGATGGCATTATTCTGCCCGCAGTACGTAGGGAATGAAGAGATGAAGATCACCAGGTACACCGATATGCTTCGTACCGAAATCAGGGAGTTCATGGCCACCACGAAGCACAAGACACTAGCGGACCTCATTGATGGAGTCAGGAGGCGCGAGCTCGAGCTGGAGACCCAAAACCGGAAGAGGAAG CATCCAGGTCAGAATAGTAGAAGTTCTAGGGCACGAGGTAGTACACGTCTGGGGAAAGAGTTTAAATGTTACAAGTGTGGGCAACCAGGGCACAAGAGTACAAAATGCCCTGTTGGATTGAAGGTTTGTTACAACTGTGGGCAAGCGGGCCATATCAAGACTGATTGCCCTAAGTTGAAGTCCAATGGGCGAAGTGGGGTGGTGAAGGCCCCTGTGACAGCTCCTTTGCATATTACGGATGGACACACAGGACACGTGAGGCCTAAGGTGACGCGTGTCAGAGTTTATCAgatgacagccgaggaggcacagGCGACACCCAACATGGTGGTAG GAATGTTCCTAGTCGACTCGGTGCCTGCCTTAGTGATGTTTGATAGTGGGGCTACTCACTCGTTTGTGTCTCTTACCTTTAGCGAGCGTCTTGGGCGTACTATTGGACGTCTAGGTTATCCTTTAGTAGTTGAAGTTGTAGGGGACAAGACTCTGACTATGGTAGATGTTTATCGTGGTTGCACCTTGGAAGTTTCGGGTGAGAAATTTCCAATTGATCTGATTCCAATTGCAATGCAGGAGTTGTGTGTGATCGTAGGGATGGATTGGATGGATTTTTTTTATGTTGAGATACTTTGTCGTCACAAGAAAGTTAGGGtaaggaccccaagcgggggagtgTTATTAGTCCAGGGGGACGTAGATAGAAGAAGCCCGACAATATGTTCTGCAATGAGAGCAAGGAGGTACTTGCAGCATGGAAGTATTGGGTACTTGGCATATGTAGTAGATATACGGGTGGAAGAAGAGAAGAAGTTGGGAGTTAATGTACCGATTGTGTGA